One Mycolicibacterium parafortuitum DNA segment encodes these proteins:
- a CDS encoding biotin transporter BioY, protein MNPETSGPAGTARFGRLEWRDLTQAAVFAGLLAALGLPGTLTLGPTGVPITLQTLGVMLAGSILGPRKGLLAVALFAALAVAGLPILAGGRTGLVSLSSPTAGFFVGWLPAVVVIGVLTALMMPRYRVAWGILINVVGGMGVIYLCGTVGLMLRTDLTWWAALSTNGIYIPGDIAKAVVCAYVAAQVHRARPGLITPWRARRSDA, encoded by the coding sequence GTGAACCCTGAGACCTCCGGACCCGCCGGCACGGCCCGCTTCGGTCGCCTGGAGTGGCGGGACCTGACGCAGGCCGCGGTGTTCGCCGGTCTGCTCGCCGCCCTGGGCCTGCCGGGCACCCTGACCCTCGGGCCCACCGGGGTGCCGATCACCCTGCAGACCCTGGGTGTGATGCTCGCCGGATCGATCCTCGGCCCGCGCAAAGGACTGCTGGCCGTGGCGCTGTTCGCGGCCCTGGCCGTCGCCGGGTTACCGATCCTGGCCGGCGGCCGGACCGGACTGGTGTCGTTGTCGTCGCCGACCGCGGGCTTCTTCGTCGGCTGGTTACCCGCCGTCGTGGTGATCGGGGTCCTGACCGCGCTGATGATGCCGCGCTACCGGGTGGCGTGGGGCATCCTGATCAACGTCGTGGGCGGCATGGGTGTCATCTACCTGTGTGGCACGGTCGGGCTGATGCTGCGCACCGACCTGACCTGGTGGGCGGCGTTGTCCACCAACGGGATCTACATTCCCGGCGACATCGCCAAAGCCGTGGTGTGCGCCTACGTCGCCGCCCAGGTGCACCGTGCCCGGCCGGGCCTGATCACGCCGTGGCGGGCCCGCCGATCCGATGCCTGA
- a CDS encoding DMT family transporter: MVGTLAKISGQYTSTGVLLLFQNAICLMFIVPVAARDGWASVRTAKFGLHALRAATGTGCWYALFFAITQIPLANATLLTYSAPLWMPLIAWAVTRQHVPVPTWIGAGVGFAGIMLVLQPQGRSFSAGEASALAAAALLAIAMMSVRWLGATEPPRRILFYYFLLSTAMSVPIAVADWEPVAPAGWPWLVGLGLAQLISQALIVAAYRHASAEKLGPFIYTVIVFTAVIDWIVWNHRPTLAAYLGMALVIGGGLFAMRAKRDTISAAGPPRRGP, translated from the coding sequence ATGGTCGGCACGCTGGCCAAGATCTCGGGCCAGTACACCTCCACCGGTGTGCTGCTGCTGTTCCAGAACGCGATCTGCCTGATGTTCATCGTGCCGGTCGCCGCGCGTGACGGGTGGGCGTCGGTGCGGACCGCGAAGTTCGGCTTGCACGCGCTGCGCGCGGCTACCGGGACGGGATGCTGGTATGCGCTGTTCTTCGCGATCACGCAGATACCGCTGGCCAATGCCACATTGCTGACCTACAGCGCTCCACTCTGGATGCCGCTGATCGCATGGGCGGTGACGCGCCAACACGTCCCGGTGCCGACCTGGATCGGTGCCGGCGTCGGCTTCGCCGGAATCATGCTGGTGCTCCAACCCCAGGGGCGCAGCTTCTCCGCGGGTGAGGCGTCCGCGCTCGCCGCCGCCGCCCTGCTGGCCATCGCCATGATGTCGGTGCGCTGGCTCGGCGCCACCGAACCCCCGCGGCGAATCCTGTTTTATTACTTCCTGTTGTCCACCGCGATGTCGGTGCCGATCGCGGTGGCCGACTGGGAGCCGGTGGCCCCGGCGGGGTGGCCGTGGCTCGTGGGTCTGGGCTTGGCCCAACTGATTTCCCAAGCGTTGATCGTCGCCGCCTACCGGCATGCGTCGGCGGAGAAGCTCGGCCCGTTCATCTACACCGTCATCGTGTTCACCGCTGTCATCGACTGGATCGTGTGGAATCACAGACCCACACTCGCGGCGTACCTGGGCATGGCCTTGGTCATCGGCGGCGGGCTCTTCGCCATGCGCGCCAAACGTGACACAATCAGCGCCGCAGGGCCTCCCCGGCGTGGCCCGTGA
- a CDS encoding aspartate/glutamate racemase family protein, producing the protein MTRIVVMNCNTSETMTADIGRQAQSAARPGTHIEAWRPHWGPESAEGYYDSFITAAAVLDRLHELPPDVDAVVMAGFGEHGREGARELLDIPVVDITEAAAQFAMLLAPRYGVVTTLGRACAQIRDSLTVAGLADRCAAIEAAELAVLDLDGDTEAALDAMHSAGRRAIDAGAEVLVLGCAGMAGMSKRLAAKLGVPVVDGIAAAVALAESLVAMSLTTSKIHTYAAPRPKRRPGWPISSQAGKH; encoded by the coding sequence ATGACCCGCATCGTGGTCATGAACTGCAACACCAGCGAAACGATGACCGCCGACATCGGCCGCCAAGCCCAGTCGGCTGCCCGTCCCGGTACACACATCGAGGCCTGGCGCCCGCACTGGGGCCCCGAATCCGCCGAGGGGTACTACGACAGCTTCATCACCGCGGCCGCTGTGCTCGACCGCCTGCACGAACTGCCACCCGACGTGGACGCGGTGGTCATGGCCGGATTCGGTGAACACGGCCGTGAAGGTGCCAGAGAGTTACTCGACATCCCGGTCGTCGACATCACCGAAGCCGCAGCACAATTCGCGATGCTCCTGGCACCGCGTTACGGCGTCGTCACCACGCTCGGGCGGGCGTGTGCACAGATTCGGGACAGCCTGACCGTAGCCGGGTTGGCGGACCGCTGCGCCGCCATCGAGGCCGCGGAGTTGGCCGTGCTGGACCTAGACGGCGACACCGAGGCCGCTCTCGATGCCATGCACTCAGCGGGGCGTCGAGCAATCGATGCCGGCGCCGAAGTTCTGGTGCTCGGATGTGCGGGCATGGCCGGGATGAGCAAGCGCCTCGCCGCCAAACTCGGGGTCCCCGTCGTCGACGGCATCGCCGCGGCCGTGGCACTCGCCGAAAGTCTCGTCGCAATGTCGCTCACCACCAGCAAGATTCACACCTACGCCGCCCCCCGCCCCAAGCGGCGGCCAGGTTGGCCCATCTCTTCTCAGGCAGGAAAACACTGA
- a CDS encoding energy-coupling factor transporter transmembrane component T family protein codes for MTVLGDYRPGRSWLHRMPAGVKLVGLGVVIVAMTVAVDSPVRLAMAAAGVAAVIVCARLPVGALAAQLRPVLWVVAAIFVLQVLLTGWRRALVVCGVLLLAVCLAAIVTTTTRTTDMLDAATRAMAPLARFGFPVRQVAIALALTIRSIPLLVDIIRQVEEARRARGLRMSPRIVFVPVVVAALRAADDFSEALIARGID; via the coding sequence GTGACGGTGCTGGGGGACTACCGGCCCGGACGGTCCTGGCTGCACCGGATGCCCGCCGGGGTGAAGTTGGTCGGCCTCGGCGTGGTCATCGTCGCGATGACGGTGGCGGTCGACTCTCCGGTGCGGTTGGCCATGGCCGCCGCCGGGGTGGCCGCGGTGATCGTCTGTGCCCGGCTGCCGGTGGGCGCGCTGGCAGCCCAACTGCGGCCGGTGCTGTGGGTGGTCGCGGCGATCTTCGTGCTCCAGGTGCTGCTCACGGGCTGGCGCCGGGCCCTGGTGGTGTGTGGGGTGCTGCTGCTGGCCGTGTGCCTGGCCGCGATCGTGACGACGACGACGCGGACCACCGACATGCTGGACGCGGCGACGCGGGCGATGGCCCCGCTGGCGCGGTTCGGCTTCCCGGTCCGGCAGGTGGCGATCGCGCTGGCGCTGACGATCCGCTCGATCCCGCTGCTGGTGGACATCATTCGTCAGGTCGAGGAGGCCCGCCGGGCACGCGGGCTGCGGATGTCGCCGCGCATCGTGTTCGTCCCCGTGGTGGTGGCGGCGCTGCGCGCGGCCGACGACTTCAGTGAGGCGCTGATCGCCCGCGGGATCGATTGA
- a CDS encoding Vgb family protein, translating into MSGVLDIAVSGGPYALAPGPDGAIWVTLVQSGEIARIAPDGGLDVFPVHPHSKPAIIVAAPDGALWFTRSGDDRIGRIAVDGAQREIKLPDGSAPSGLCVGPEGALWFTTTASGTVSRIGADDEVDVVAVPRGDPTMITAGPDGALWFTLNRSSAIGRLDMAGTVSVRQTPTPSAGPVGITATHDDALWFTETRAGKLGRIPLNEAIQELDLPGKPHAVIADQADGVWVSLCESDQLARVSADGEVTMIDLPAGSEPRGLAMAADGALWAALEAGYVVRLPTT; encoded by the coding sequence GTGAGTGGGGTCCTCGATATCGCGGTGTCCGGTGGTCCGTATGCGCTCGCTCCGGGCCCGGACGGCGCCATCTGGGTGACGCTGGTTCAGTCCGGGGAGATCGCCCGCATCGCGCCGGACGGTGGATTGGACGTCTTTCCGGTGCACCCGCACAGCAAGCCCGCGATCATCGTCGCCGCGCCTGACGGCGCCCTGTGGTTCACCCGCAGCGGCGACGACCGGATCGGCCGTATCGCCGTGGACGGCGCGCAGCGCGAGATCAAACTGCCCGACGGGAGCGCACCCTCGGGACTGTGCGTCGGACCCGAGGGTGCACTGTGGTTCACCACGACGGCATCGGGCACGGTGAGCCGAATCGGTGCCGACGATGAGGTGGACGTGGTGGCCGTCCCCCGTGGCGACCCGACGATGATCACCGCGGGCCCCGACGGCGCACTGTGGTTCACCCTCAACCGAAGCAGCGCCATCGGACGGCTCGACATGGCTGGGACGGTGAGCGTCCGGCAGACCCCGACCCCGTCTGCGGGGCCCGTCGGCATCACCGCGACGCACGACGATGCGCTGTGGTTCACCGAGACTCGAGCCGGCAAGCTGGGCCGCATTCCGCTCAACGAGGCGATTCAGGAACTCGACCTACCGGGCAAACCGCACGCGGTGATAGCCGATCAGGCGGACGGAGTCTGGGTCAGCCTCTGCGAATCCGACCAGCTCGCCCGTGTCAGCGCCGACGGCGAGGTCACGATGATCGACCTGCCCGCCGGCAGCGAGCCCCGTGGCCTGGCGATGGCCGCCGACGGGGCGCTGTGGGCTGCTCTCGAAGCCGGGTACGTCGTGCGCCTGCCCACCACTTAG
- a CDS encoding energy-coupling factor ABC transporter ATP-binding protein, whose amino-acid sequence MPDDPPGALVVDGVSHAFGDRRVLRDVSLTLTERRIAIVGANGSGKSTLARMFNGLVMPDRGSVRVHGLDTKRSTRQVRRTVGFVFTDPDRQILMPTVAEDVELSLSRHRLDRSARAERVAAVLDRFGLAGHADQPAHLLSGGQKQLLALATVLVTEPSVVIADEPTTLLDLRNARMLRGAFATLDTQLVLVTHDLELAGDADRVVVLDDGRVVADDEPAAALAVYRELMS is encoded by the coding sequence ATGCCTGACGACCCGCCCGGCGCCCTCGTCGTCGACGGGGTGTCCCACGCATTCGGCGACCGCCGGGTGCTGCGCGACGTGTCGCTGACACTGACCGAGCGCCGGATCGCGATCGTCGGCGCCAACGGCAGCGGCAAGTCGACACTGGCGCGCATGTTCAACGGCCTGGTGATGCCCGACCGGGGTTCGGTGCGGGTGCACGGCCTGGACACCAAGCGGTCCACCCGGCAGGTGCGCCGCACGGTCGGGTTCGTGTTCACCGATCCGGACCGCCAGATCCTGATGCCCACCGTCGCCGAGGACGTGGAACTGTCGCTGTCGCGGCACCGGCTGGACCGCAGCGCGCGCGCCGAACGGGTGGCCGCGGTGCTCGACCGGTTCGGCCTCGCCGGGCATGCGGACCAGCCCGCACATCTGCTCTCCGGCGGCCAGAAGCAACTGCTCGCGCTGGCCACGGTCCTGGTCACCGAACCGTCGGTGGTGATCGCCGACGAACCGACCACGCTGCTCGACCTGCGCAATGCGCGGATGCTGCGCGGCGCGTTCGCCACGCTGGACACCCAACTCGTGCTGGTCACCCACGACCTGGAGCTGGCGGGCGACGCCGACCGGGTCGTCGTGCTCGACGACGGCCGGGTGGTGGCCGACGACGAGCCCGCCGCGGCGCTGGCGGTCTATCGGGAGTTGATGTCGTGA
- a CDS encoding SDR family oxidoreductase, with the protein MIETAGAGRPAQRVPPDTLRRALRLAGMRPLPRPRRPSRIDLHGKRILITGASSGIGEAAACRLADRGAVVILAARREDLLTGVADRITARGGQAVAVPTDLSDLEAVDALVHSAGRVDVLVNNAGRSIRRPLLESLDRWHDVERTIALNYYAPLRLIRGIAPGMVERGDGHIINISSWRVMPESSPLFGVYNASKAALSAVSRVIDNELADSGVQSTTIYYPLVATPMIAPTRAYDGLAALSADEAADWIVTAARTRPVRIMPRKMIPLRALDLISPRLLNSVMKRSTPQTGRARAEC; encoded by the coding sequence ATGATCGAGACAGCGGGAGCCGGAAGGCCGGCCCAGCGGGTACCGCCCGACACACTGCGCCGAGCCCTGCGCCTGGCCGGGATGCGGCCGTTGCCCCGCCCGCGCCGCCCTTCCCGTATCGATCTGCACGGCAAGCGGATTCTCATCACGGGCGCCTCGTCAGGGATCGGTGAGGCCGCCGCCTGCCGGCTCGCGGACCGGGGCGCCGTGGTGATCCTGGCGGCCCGCCGCGAAGACCTGCTGACCGGCGTCGCCGACCGGATCACCGCCCGTGGTGGTCAGGCCGTCGCGGTACCTACCGACCTCTCCGATTTGGAGGCCGTCGACGCACTCGTGCACAGCGCCGGCCGGGTGGATGTCCTCGTCAACAACGCCGGCCGATCGATCCGCCGTCCCCTGCTCGAATCCCTGGACCGCTGGCACGATGTCGAGCGCACCATCGCGCTGAACTATTACGCGCCGCTGCGGCTGATCCGCGGGATCGCGCCCGGCATGGTGGAGCGCGGCGACGGGCACATCATCAACATCTCCAGCTGGCGCGTGATGCCGGAGTCCTCACCGCTGTTCGGCGTCTACAACGCGTCCAAGGCCGCGCTCAGTGCGGTGAGCAGAGTGATCGACAACGAACTCGCCGACTCCGGTGTGCAATCGACGACGATCTACTACCCGTTGGTGGCGACTCCGATGATCGCGCCGACCCGCGCCTACGACGGTCTCGCCGCGTTGAGCGCCGACGAGGCGGCGGACTGGATCGTGACCGCCGCGCGGACCCGCCCGGTGCGGATCATGCCGCGCAAGATGATCCCGCTGCGTGCGCTCGACCTCATCTCGCCGCGGCTGCTCAACAGCGTGATGAAGCGCTCCACACCGCAGACCGGACGCGCACGCGCTGAATGCTGA
- a CDS encoding isopenicillin N synthase family dioxygenase → MPDSVPLIDLGQARGSKEDRLRLARQIDDANSHIGFLAVVNHGISARLLDDMYDVTAEFFDSDEDQKMTVRAQPGTSRGYMPPKSRALARTRGKMTPGDLVEFFSIGLPDVPAGDPWFTQARRCGHFHDNVWPSLPGFREVWEHYYAEMASLAFDMMRLFALALGLDEHWFDDKVDKPISNLFANHYPPLDRRPEPDQLRIGEHTDYGSLTLLYQRDAVGGLEVRLDDNWVPIAPIPDSFVVNIGDLMARWTNDKWISTLHRVQNPTLTGPASRRLSLPFFCQPNYDAVIETVPTCVSALRPSRYPRITAGQNVTDKTDASFAASIANGL, encoded by the coding sequence ATGCCCGACTCCGTCCCACTCATCGACCTCGGCCAGGCCCGCGGCAGCAAGGAGGACCGCCTACGACTGGCCCGACAGATCGATGATGCCAACTCCCACATCGGATTTCTCGCGGTGGTCAACCACGGGATCTCGGCCCGACTACTCGACGACATGTACGACGTCACCGCGGAGTTCTTCGACAGCGACGAGGACCAGAAGATGACGGTTCGCGCTCAACCCGGCACCAGCCGGGGTTACATGCCGCCGAAATCACGAGCGCTGGCACGAACCCGCGGGAAGATGACGCCGGGTGACCTCGTCGAATTCTTCTCCATCGGACTGCCCGACGTTCCCGCCGGGGACCCATGGTTCACCCAGGCACGCCGGTGCGGGCACTTTCACGACAACGTCTGGCCATCCCTGCCCGGGTTCCGCGAAGTGTGGGAGCACTACTACGCCGAAATGGCCTCACTGGCGTTCGACATGATGCGGCTCTTCGCGCTGGCGCTCGGTCTCGATGAGCACTGGTTCGACGACAAAGTCGACAAGCCGATCAGCAATCTGTTCGCCAATCACTACCCGCCGCTGGACCGCCGGCCAGAACCCGACCAACTTCGCATCGGCGAACACACCGACTACGGCAGTCTCACCCTGCTCTACCAACGCGATGCGGTAGGTGGTCTCGAGGTGCGCCTCGACGACAACTGGGTTCCCATCGCGCCGATCCCCGACAGCTTCGTCGTCAACATCGGCGACCTCATGGCGCGGTGGACCAACGACAAGTGGATCTCGACTCTCCACCGTGTCCAGAACCCCACCCTCACCGGCCCCGCGAGCCGCCGGCTGTCGCTGCCGTTCTTCTGCCAACCCAACTACGACGCCGTGATCGAAACCGTCCCAACGTGTGTCAGCGCGCTGAGGCCGTCGAGGTACCCCAGAATCACCGCGGGCCAGAACGTCACCGACAAGACGGACGCGAGCTTCGCAGCAAGTATTGCGAACGGCCTCTGA
- a CDS encoding LuxR family transcriptional regulator, which translates to MVAGDWRPRVPAATVGRPRIADRVVGRPDALRRMAAAADGDVVVVCGAAGYGKTTTVALWDTSDGRPFVWARIDHLDDDPAHLLLHIATALVRSSGDAPELLRYLGGPGRSPVNQLLPAVVDLFEQSAPMVLVLDDVHKLCDPTAVTTLRMLLQELPATVIPALVGRFMLPLGLGRRRLQNTTVQIDQEVLRFSAAEAAQALDMAGGVHDEAVVARVIDLCEGWPAGVILTAMALRDGTSLEGLVRRDNLVVDYVVEEVIDRLDDATATFLTESAVLERFTAEQLDAVLERDDSAHMLAVLSGLGNPFLIALDHHRVWHRYHHLFGDVLRARLRDTAPTRFRELATRAADLLERDGDIDGALVQALDAGDRARAAALVGREAVRLGFDGRAGVLARRLARLDPRTFAEHPDAAVARAWLGVTTADAELIQRSLMLAVRADQGRVLSDGTPSVKVAVALINSLVGAGGVIDVAHQADVVRAAGGQLVNPWWGAATVMKGAAEAMRGQVSHARNLLESALAVIDDLPGFHAAALAHLSLLDLVAGDDESAVERSESARMLVDKYDLCDVVPMIVVYATSAVMAARTGDETAARQSAEVTETLLSRLGHLAARTALLGHGLLAWTAVVLQDADLLRRHLPVAERLCHREPDAVALIQRVDRVKAMVAGGARPLTAAELRLLPYLARHLSLQQIAADLVIGRETVKTQAGSIYRKLGVTSRSEAVAEAKRVGLIPD; encoded by the coding sequence GTGGTGGCGGGAGACTGGCGACCCCGTGTTCCGGCCGCGACCGTCGGCCGGCCACGCATCGCCGACCGTGTGGTCGGCCGCCCTGACGCCCTTCGGCGGATGGCGGCGGCTGCCGACGGCGACGTCGTGGTGGTCTGCGGTGCGGCTGGCTACGGCAAGACCACGACCGTCGCACTGTGGGACACCTCCGACGGGCGACCGTTCGTCTGGGCTCGGATCGACCACCTCGACGACGATCCCGCTCACCTGCTGCTGCACATCGCGACTGCTCTGGTCCGGTCCTCGGGCGACGCGCCTGAGTTGCTGCGCTATCTGGGCGGGCCCGGCCGCAGTCCGGTGAACCAGCTGTTGCCCGCGGTGGTGGACCTGTTCGAACAGTCCGCACCGATGGTGCTCGTCCTCGACGACGTGCACAAACTCTGCGATCCCACCGCGGTGACCACACTGCGGATGCTGCTGCAGGAACTACCCGCCACCGTGATCCCCGCTCTGGTGGGCCGGTTCATGCTGCCGCTGGGACTCGGCCGCCGCCGGCTACAGAACACCACGGTGCAGATCGACCAGGAGGTGCTGCGGTTCTCCGCCGCCGAGGCCGCGCAGGCTCTCGACATGGCCGGTGGGGTCCACGACGAGGCGGTGGTCGCGCGGGTCATCGATCTGTGTGAAGGGTGGCCTGCCGGGGTGATCCTGACGGCGATGGCGCTGCGGGACGGCACCTCGCTGGAGGGGTTGGTCCGCCGCGACAACCTGGTGGTCGATTACGTCGTCGAAGAGGTCATCGATCGCCTCGATGACGCGACCGCGACGTTCCTGACGGAATCGGCGGTGCTCGAACGCTTCACCGCCGAGCAGCTCGATGCCGTCCTCGAACGCGACGATTCGGCCCACATGCTGGCTGTGCTGTCCGGACTGGGGAATCCGTTCCTGATCGCGCTGGATCACCACAGGGTGTGGCACCGGTATCACCATCTTTTCGGTGACGTGCTGCGGGCCCGGCTGCGCGATACGGCGCCGACACGCTTCCGTGAACTCGCCACCCGCGCGGCCGACCTCCTCGAGCGCGACGGTGACATCGACGGCGCACTGGTCCAAGCCCTGGACGCCGGGGACCGCGCCCGCGCGGCCGCGTTGGTGGGCCGCGAGGCGGTCCGGCTCGGATTCGACGGCCGCGCCGGGGTGTTGGCCAGACGGCTGGCGAGGCTGGATCCCCGGACATTCGCCGAACATCCGGATGCCGCGGTGGCGCGGGCGTGGTTGGGGGTGACGACCGCCGACGCCGAGTTGATCCAGCGATCGTTGATGCTCGCGGTGCGCGCCGACCAGGGACGGGTCCTGTCCGACGGCACTCCATCGGTGAAGGTGGCTGTGGCACTGATCAATTCACTGGTCGGGGCCGGCGGTGTCATCGACGTGGCGCACCAGGCGGACGTCGTACGCGCGGCGGGTGGACAGCTGGTGAACCCGTGGTGGGGAGCCGCCACCGTGATGAAGGGAGCGGCGGAGGCGATGCGCGGGCAGGTGTCGCACGCACGCAACCTCTTGGAATCGGCGCTGGCCGTCATCGACGATCTGCCGGGCTTCCACGCCGCGGCGCTGGCCCACCTTTCGTTGCTCGATCTGGTAGCGGGTGACGACGAATCGGCTGTGGAACGCAGCGAGTCCGCCCGGATGCTGGTCGACAAGTACGACCTGTGCGACGTCGTGCCGATGATCGTCGTGTACGCGACGAGCGCGGTGATGGCCGCCCGCACCGGCGACGAAACCGCTGCCCGGCAATCGGCGGAAGTCACCGAGACCCTGCTGTCTCGCCTCGGCCATCTGGCAGCGCGCACCGCGCTGCTGGGGCACGGCCTGCTCGCGTGGACGGCAGTAGTCCTCCAGGACGCCGACCTGCTGCGCAGGCACTTGCCGGTGGCGGAGCGCCTCTGCCACCGCGAGCCGGACGCGGTGGCACTGATCCAGCGGGTCGATCGGGTCAAGGCCATGGTCGCCGGGGGCGCACGCCCGTTGACCGCGGCCGAACTGCGCCTGCTGCCCTATCTCGCCAGGCACCTCTCCTTGCAGCAGATCGCCGCGGATCTGGTGATCGGACGGGAGACGGTCAAGACCCAGGCAGGGTCGATCTACCGCAAGCTCGGGGTGACGTCTCGCAGCGAGGCAGTGGCCGAGGCGAAAAGGGTCGGACTGATCCCGGATTGA
- a CDS encoding nuclear transport factor 2 family protein, with product MSSGRISRSAARRRLPGMHTFTDCTRLLRGMYAAEREYLALGGSDHGDFAVLATYFAEDVVLCQAAALPYGGVWRGHDGLRAFFAAMAATWSEFQMLDQQFLATAETAVVRTRVRARARTSRREVSFPILQTLRIADGRISEVWPFYWDTAAIVAAIAPTR from the coding sequence ATGTCTTCTGGCCGCATCTCACGTTCGGCGGCGCGGCGACGTCTTCCCGGTATGCACACGTTCACCGATTGCACCCGCCTGCTGCGCGGCATGTACGCCGCCGAACGCGAATACCTGGCCCTGGGTGGGTCTGACCATGGCGATTTCGCCGTTCTCGCAACGTATTTCGCCGAGGACGTGGTCCTGTGCCAGGCCGCGGCGCTTCCGTACGGCGGGGTGTGGCGCGGTCACGACGGGCTGCGGGCCTTCTTCGCGGCCATGGCCGCCACCTGGTCCGAGTTCCAGATGCTCGATCAGCAGTTCCTGGCCACCGCCGAGACCGCCGTGGTCCGGACCCGGGTCCGCGCCCGGGCGCGGACGAGTCGCCGCGAGGTGAGCTTCCCGATCCTGCAGACCCTGCGCATCGCCGACGGACGGATCTCCGAGGTGTGGCCGTTCTACTGGGACACCGCCGCGATCGTCGCCGCGATCGCCCCGACTCGGTGA
- a CDS encoding NCS1 family nucleobase:cation symporter-1, whose translation MSISPLQDHPDLPTNTAPVRSTRLYNEDLAPAVKRNWGVYNFFAMWMQDIHSITVYTFAASLFFMGLNGGQVFIALTVSVLIIWGLMNLSGIAGQRTGVPFPVLARSSFGVWGANVPALIRAGIAVIYYGILTYLGSTGLQIAALRIAHSVAEPLTHPTFLGLHALGWICFALMWVIQLVVVRHGMDAVRRFQDWAGPAVWLVMFALTIWMVMRAGGDVSFSLSPNQAHGWDLTYEMFAAIALNVSFFATFLVNFADFGRLAPDKKTITRGNFYGLPVNFILFALVAVTVTSASIVVFGEAITDPVTLIEKTDSTAVILFGALVFTIATIGINIVADFISCAYDFSNVAPKHIDFFRGGLIAAVLSVLPLPWHLYNNPESIAYFVGGLGAFLGPLFGVLMSDYWVIRRGHVDVDHLFRADPDGKYYFTRGFNPRAFIALVPATVVAAILALVPTFGAWAPFSWAIGAVLAALFYLPITWSTRQAATAVAP comes from the coding sequence ATGTCCATCAGTCCTTTACAAGATCATCCAGATTTGCCCACCAACACTGCTCCAGTGCGATCGACGCGCCTCTACAATGAGGACCTCGCACCCGCTGTCAAGCGGAACTGGGGCGTCTACAACTTTTTCGCCATGTGGATGCAGGACATCCACAGCATCACGGTCTACACATTCGCCGCGTCGTTGTTCTTCATGGGTCTCAACGGCGGTCAGGTGTTCATCGCGCTCACGGTCAGCGTCTTGATCATCTGGGGACTGATGAACCTCAGCGGGATCGCCGGGCAGCGCACCGGAGTCCCCTTCCCGGTCCTGGCCCGCTCGAGCTTCGGGGTCTGGGGCGCCAACGTCCCTGCGCTCATCCGAGCCGGCATCGCGGTCATCTACTACGGGATCCTGACCTACCTGGGCTCCACGGGCTTGCAGATCGCGGCGCTGCGGATCGCCCACTCCGTTGCGGAACCCTTGACCCATCCCACGTTTCTCGGGCTGCATGCGCTCGGCTGGATCTGCTTTGCGCTCATGTGGGTGATCCAGCTTGTCGTCGTGCGCCACGGCATGGATGCCGTCCGCCGCTTCCAAGACTGGGCAGGCCCCGCGGTCTGGTTGGTCATGTTCGCGCTCACCATCTGGATGGTGATGAGAGCCGGAGGGGACGTGTCCTTCAGCCTCAGCCCGAACCAGGCACACGGCTGGGATCTCACCTACGAGATGTTCGCCGCGATTGCGCTCAACGTGTCCTTCTTTGCGACGTTCCTGGTCAACTTCGCCGACTTCGGCCGACTCGCCCCCGACAAAAAGACGATAACCCGAGGGAACTTCTATGGCCTGCCGGTGAACTTCATCCTCTTCGCGCTGGTCGCCGTCACCGTCACGTCCGCCAGCATCGTGGTGTTCGGGGAGGCGATCACCGACCCGGTGACCCTCATCGAGAAGACCGACAGCACCGCGGTCATCCTTTTCGGCGCCCTGGTCTTCACCATCGCCACGATCGGGATCAACATCGTGGCGGACTTCATCTCCTGTGCCTACGACTTCTCCAACGTCGCGCCCAAACACATCGACTTCTTCCGCGGCGGGCTCATTGCCGCCGTCCTGTCTGTGCTGCCCCTGCCGTGGCACCTCTACAACAACCCCGAGTCGATCGCCTACTTCGTCGGGGGCCTCGGTGCCTTCCTCGGCCCACTGTTCGGTGTGCTGATGTCGGACTACTGGGTCATCCGTCGCGGTCACGTCGACGTCGACCACCTCTTCCGCGCGGACCCCGACGGCAAGTACTACTTCACCCGCGGATTCAATCCACGAGCGTTCATCGCGCTGGTCCCGGCCACGGTGGTCGCCGCAATCCTGGCTCTGGTACCCACCTTCGGTGCGTGGGCCCCCTTCTCGTGGGCGATCGGCGCCGTTCTTGCCGCCCTGTTCTACCTCCCCATCACCTGGTCCACCCGTCAGGCCGCAACGGCGGTCGCACCATGA